ATATCGATCCCCCATCACGCGAGGGGCCATACCGGAGGAAGTAATTGCACCTCGTCGGGTGGGAATTTACTGTATGGGGCATGCCTTTAGCAATTGGGACACATGCGAACCACATCGTGAGCGTCCGCCACAGCCGATGGCCAATAAAATCCTTCGCGGAAAGCTTTGCTGACCAGGGCCCTCGTTGCGATGTGCGAAGAACACATCCTTGCATGTATCTCTTCAAGCAACTATTTGCCCTCTTCGCGTGAGATGCACCTTAGGAGTGGTGGTAGACTCCCCCTTGGTATAACTCTTCGCCTATGATTCTGTAATTCCTGGCCCGAAGTGCCATTCTCTTCTCTTCCATCTCATCCTCCGGGACGAAGTGTCCGCGAAGATTGGACATTATGGCGgccctccagtcttcgctgGTTATGGCGTTGACGAATTTTGCTGGTTCTTCGGCACAATTGATGGAGGCTTGCTTTAATGTTTCGAAGACATCTGGTGGTAATGGATCgtactgcgctgctgccttcGCCAGTTGATCAGCTTGCTTGTTCTTCGTTCTGGAGAAGCTTCGGATACTAAATCCGAGGAAGTATTTCTCCATGCTTCGCACTGCTGCCAGGTACTTCGCCAATTCTGGTTTGAGAGCCCTGTTTGACTTGTTTATCTGGCCTGTGATCAACTCTGAATCAGACCTGATCGTTAATCTTCATGCACCCAGTGCTCTTGCTTTGTGAAGACCCAAGAGAAGGCCTTCATATTCTGCGACATTGTTGGTGCACCCATTGAAATCAAGTCTGACTGCGTACTTCAGTTGCATACCCGAAGGTGCTGTCAGGACTGCTAAAGCTCCAGCTCCGTCTCTCTGGTAAGCCACATCACACTCAAGTTGCCATATTGCTTCCATCTTCGGCTGATCTTGCGAAGGTGCAACCGGTGTCCAGTCTGCGATGAAGTCTGCCAagacctgtgacttgattgctgatctGTAGACGAAGTCAATGGTGTGCTCGGTTAATTGCGTAGCCCATATGCCTATCCTGCCAGAGGCTTCTCTGTTTTCAAACATGTCCCGAAGTGGGAAAGAGGTTGGAACCTTGATTTTGTGGCTCTGGAAGTAGTAACGAAGCTTGCGTGCTGCCATGGCCACCGCatatgccatcttctccatttctgagtATAGCAATTATGACCCGTTTATGGCTTTGGAAACAAAGTATATAGGCACCTGTGTCAATGCCCTTCGATCGTGCGCTCTTCGACGAGAGTAGCACTTACGGCTACGCCTGATGTGGAGATGTATAACAGCAACTCCTTCTCCGAAGGGCTGGACATGACTGCCAACTTCTCAATGTATTGCTTGAGGTCTTCGAAGTTGCCTGAGCCTTTCAGCGCCTTGAAAAATGGAAGGCACTTCTCTGTAGATTTTGATATGAATCGGTTAAGCGCAGCCAGCCTGCCTGTTAACTTTTGCACCCCCTTTCTTGTAGTTGGCGGCTTCATCCACCTGATGGCTTCTATCTTCTCCGGATTTGCCTCAATTCCCCTTTCGGTTATCATGCATCCCAACAATTTGCCTCTTCGGACTCCGAAAACGCACTTCTCCGGGTTTAGTTTCAAGCCATGACGGCGAAGGTTCACGAACGTTTTCGCGAAGGTCTTGGATATGATCCTCCTTCCTCTTGCTTAGGACAACAACATCATCGACATATGCTGAGATGTTCCTCCCCAGTTGATCTCCCAATACCTTCTTGATCATTCTATTAAAAGTGCATCCGGCATTGCGGAGGCCCTCCGGCATTCTCACGTAGCAATATGTCCCGAAGGGGGTGGTGAAACTGGTCTTTTCTTCGTCTGCCTTATTCATGAATATCTGATGATAGCCTGAGAAACAATCCAACATACTGAGCATTTCCGAGCAAGCTGCTGCATCGACTAGGGTGTCAATTCGTGGTAGTGGGTACTCGTCCTTCGGGCACGCCTTGTTCAAGAttgtgaagtcaatgcacattcACCACTTCCCGTTCTTCTTCATTACCATGACAACATTTGCTAGCCACTAAGGGTACTGGACCTCGCGGATGACTCCCACGTCCAACAATTTCTCTACCTCAGCCTGAGCCGCTTTCTGCCGCTCTTCGGACATTGTCCTTTGGCCCTGCTTTACTGATTTTGCCTTCGGGTTCACCCTGAGCTCATGCTCGATGACCTCTCGACTGACCCCTCGCAGATCCGACAAGGACCAAGCAAACACATCTTGATTATTGAGGAGAAACTGTATAAGCCTGGCCTCTTCAAGCCCTTTTCCGATGATCACCATTCGGTCGGGCACATCTTCGCACAATGGTACCTTCTTCGTGTGTTCCGCTGGGATACCCCCCCTGACTTTTCTGGCTCTTCGCTATTTGCAGCCTCATTGTCCTCATTTGGTGTTTCAATGACATGGACATTCTTGTTCGAGGTTGATGCGTTGTCTTCGCACCTTCTCGCTTCTTCTTGGTTGCTGAAGACTATGACAATTCCTCGGGCCGTGGGCAGCTTCATGCATAGGTACGATTGATGGATTACTACTGCGAACATGACCAAGGTgttgcggccgaagatggcGTTGTAGGGGTAGTTAATGTCAaccacatcgaaggttattGCTTTGGTTCTCTGCGCTGCACCTTCGCCGAACGTGACATTGAGCTCTATCTTTCCAAGAGCTTTGATTCTCTTGCCTCCAAAGCCAATGAGCGGGTACTGTGACTTCTTCAGTGCTGTTTCTGTGAACCCCATTTTGACGAAGCACTGCCACACGAGGATATCTGCAGAGCTCCCATTGTCCACCAAGATTCTCCCGACATCATTCCTTGCGAAGTGCACTGAATTCTTACCGATGTTTGCCCTTATGACGATGGGGTCATTGTGTGGGTAGTGCTGCAGCCAAAGGTCTGCCTGCGTGAAAGATATTGGGACATGCGACCAAGTTGTTCAGAAGCATCTACCCTCGCTGACGTGGGAGACGGTTCTGAAGTATTTTGTGTTGTTTCTTCGTCTCATGTACTGGTTCGTTGGATCCTCCGGAgatggcattgatgatgttaaccCTACTGCCGGAGGGTCCCTCGCTTGCTCTTTCTGGTATCTGCCCTGGTTCGAGCTTCGGAGGTGGGGGTAAAGTTGCCGGTTCATAAGACTGTGGTGTGGAGCTCCTCGACCATGTCTGACTATAGTGTGGAGGTGGCAACATTGGTACTGATTGTTGCGAAGGTGGAGCATACGTTAGCGGATTATAGTTGAAGACCGGGTATGACACCGGCCAATTTGGCGTAGGAGCCCAAATGGTTGCCGTCGCCGAAGACTGAGGTGGCAACTGCGAGGTATGATTGACTGGCTTCGCTGGTTATGAATTCTGCCGGTCaaactcttcttttctttcaatgGCGAAGGGGCATTCATTTGTCCAATGACCTTTGTCTTTCCCGTGGAAGAAACAGAATGGAATTTTCTCTCTTCGACCGCCGCTGTCTCTCCAGACTTTGTTGTGTCGTTCTCCATGATGGTGACAGTCATCGCTGTTGGATCTTTCTTCGTGGCAGTCCCTCTCGCCTTTGCCCCTATGATGGTGCCTGTTCTCTCGGTGGGGTTCTTCTTCGGACACGTTGTTCACTGTTCTTTTCTGCTTCGGCTCGTCAGCATGCCATGGTTTTGAATGGAACCTCTTGATGCTTCGCGACTTcttctgctcgttcttctcctcgagccttctcctcttcgCACGGTCAgatatgcaatattcttgcattatctcgaaCAGCTTCGTGACTGTCTTCGGCTTGCGCCGGGATATGTACTCTCCGCGTGGTCCCaggttgatccccttcaccaccGAGTCGATGATGCTCTAGTCGGCAACATTTGGTGCTCTTGCGCGAAGCTTCATGACACTCTGAAGATATTCTTGCAAGGTCATGCTTCCTTGCCTCAGATCGTGAAAATCGcaagatgtgacttcgtcgggcCTCACGGCGCGGAAACTTGCACATAACTCTAGGCGAAGCTGCTTCCAAGACAGAATGGTTCATGGTGGGATGTTTGCATACCAACGCTGCGCCAAGCCCTTCAGTGCGAGGACGAGCGCCTTCGCTTTGCACGCGGTGCCTCCTCCTGATGCTTCTATGGTGGCTTCATATTTGAGGAGGAACTCTTCGGGGTCTGACTCCCCATCGAACTGCGGCAATATTGCTGGGTTGAGGCTATGAGGCCACTGCACCTTCTCTAGCTCTTCGGACAATGGTGATATTCTTTGATGCCTTCTTCGGTAGCGTTCTTCGCCGTCTGACTCAGAATGGTCAGAGATCTCTTCGACCGGCACGAACTTTGGGCAGAACCTTAGTGGTTCTTGTTGCCAGAGGTTGACCTCGATCATCTCCttctgcggtggtggtggtggtggtggtggtggtgcctgcAATTTCTCGAGCTGCAGCCGCTGGGCACGGAGCTTCTCCTACATCGCCTTGCAGggaagctcctcctccctcaactTATTGTACTGCTCTTGACGCTCTGCTTTGGTGAGCATGATCTGCTTCCCCTTCGCTCTTGTCGTCATCTGTGGCTCCGAAGGTTCTACTTCCAAGGCCTGCTGCTGAGCCTTTCGCGCCTCTTCGATGCATGCATTGATACGACGCATCGCCGCGATGTCTTCGGCTGAGATGCCGAGGTCCAAAAGGTTGACTTCAAGTTGGCCATCTGCAAGGGCATCGACGGAGACACCGTCGCTGCTAGCCCCGTTCGCCTGTGTTGCTGCCGCTTCGATCTGCGAgggtgtcgtcgtcgtcgtgtcctccgaagtggctccggtggttcctctcttcttcgtcgccgccatgtggtgtatcgaaccgacgggtgggcgccaaactgttggtggagagtgtctccggagCGGGCGAACATTTTCCCAGTAATGAGTGGCACAGAATTCAAGCAGTAACtattctctctctctattccaGTGTGTCCATTAATGAACGTTacatggggtatttataggcgacGTTACACCTTCAATGTACAATTACTCTTCTGCACCCTTACAACGGTCACATTCTTGGAATATTCCTAGACGCACGTGTAATTCGCCTGTTACAATTTGAGTGCGCTACAGCTCagcagcgccccccccccccccgaccccaGTCTCTTCGTCGTATCCGACGAAGCTCTAGGGTCCGCTGCTTAGTCCTTGGTACAAGACTTGCGTCGCTAGGTCTTCGCCCTTCTTCGTCTTCCTACCCGAAGAACAGTGAAGACGGGACACCTCCGCGCTTGCTCCTGGAATCGGCTTTAGTGTTTCTGGTGTCTTATCTTCGCTTTCCGACTCGAAGACAAGCGAAGATGGGCCACCTCCATGCTTGCTGTCGGCATCGGCTTGTCCTGGACATCTTGTCTTCGCGTACCTTCGGCGACCggaccgaaggtggtgtccccatCAGTGCCCTAACAAACTTGAAAACAAACTCACGCCGAGGCAACAAGCCAAGCAACCTCCTGCCTTCCTCTAATTCAGTGGCCATGCAACTAATCAGCCACGTTTGTTGCGCCTGCTGTAGACCTTGCCAACAAATGCGTCCGTAACAGCACAGAATTCATCATAAAAGCTTCGAGCACAATGCTGAATTGATTATCTTCCCAACATCTCTTTCTACGAAACTCGCCATGGAAATCAGATGATTTCGTGAGATGTTGTCCAGTGAATATTAGCAATttgactccatttgggtagtactAAAACCACATAGACATACGTGCTACTAGCACCACAACAATTTCATCTCCCTCATGAAATTCCCAACTGCTCATGCATGGTGTCATTGGGCCCTTCTCCACAGCAATGCTTTGACCACTAGTAGCACCTGAAGTGAAGAAATTTGTATGGATAAATTGAGATGTATTTCATTGCCATATTCGTTACCTTAAGTAATTTCTGGTGTATCTTGGAGGTATAGATCGAGACCAAAATGAGCCTCTTCAAAATGCAATTGCTGTACCATGGTGCTGGCAGCTGCTTATAGCCATCAATCAAATGGTCAAGACTAGTAACAAGGCTAGCTCCAATAAACAGCTGCATATCTCTTATTCTAACTAATTCCAGTAGTGGCATAGGATTTTGAACAATAGTCATGATCAGGAATATGAATCCCTTCTTGCTACAGAGCACTTTGTAGACCTGAACATATCTTTGAAGCAAAATCCATGTAGACAACATATAAACTCTAGTAATGGAAACAATGAGAATCGGTGTCAGTGGTTTCTGCAAGTGCACAGCAGTCACATACCTACAGAAAGATGGCCAAGCAATTGGCCTGAGTAGGACCCCTTCACTCATAATCACAAACTCCATGTGCAGTCTGTAACTCAATTTGGGTTCTTGAGTTTCTACAAAAACAGCGCCATGATAAGATTGACACTTGCTCTCGGAACAATTACACACCATTGACAGCAATTCCTCTAACTGCACAACCACTGCATGAAAACCAAAGGATAGCCACGGTGTTGGCCTGAGCTGCACACCATCGACTGGTCCAGAGGTCTTAATCCCGCCACAGGCCGGCAGGTTGGCCAGGGTGCCGCTCACGGCCCACGACACAAAGACCATTGGACAAATAGCTAATAGCTATTACAGAGTTTGAGCCCAAGCCAAATGAGGTTACGGCACTAACTCTCCTAATCGTTTCTTGTCGTCGTCTAGACCTTCTTTCCCAACATGGATCTCGGGTGGTCCGAGAGCAGAGCAGGCGGCTCAACGGGGTGCCCGCCGTCAAGCCTGATCCTAGTCCTTTTGCTCACCGCACCCTCGGCAAGCCTATCGTAATCCGACAACCGCTCCTCAATCAACATATTGAGTTGTCGGATCTTGGGAGCTACCGGTGCCCACTCCATCGAAGCATCAGCAGATTCCTTGAGCTCCTTGCGCTTGCTGACTACGCCGCGGATAAACTCGAATATCTCTACCATTGTATCGTAAATCTCGGTCAGGCGTGTGTTACCTGCGGCGACTATTGCGCTGTCCTGAAGACGCCGTGGCCTTCTGGGGGTCGGACCACACGCGTAGCGGGGTCGTGGTCGGCTTCTTGAGGAGGAGGCTGGTATGCCAGCCGCTGCTGCGCCTCCCTACGGCGCGCCTGCCTGCCTTGGCCCTGTGATAATTGAAGGAAACAACTGATTAGTCGAATGAGATGGGATGGATGGTAATCCATGTTGAGTGTTTACTCACCGCAGGTGTTTGAGGACGGGCAGCACCGGCAGGGAGTGCTCGCGGCACATGGGCTGGGCGCGGCGCTGGGACTGCTGCAGGCGCAACGGGTGGCGCGCCGTGGCCCCGGCCTGCACGGCCAATGCCACACCTTCGCACGGGCGCGGGAGGGAGCCCAGCTTGGCCAcgctggacgccgccgccgccagcaccgaGGACGTTGCGCTCCCCTCTGTACGCCGGGATCATGTCGGCCGGCTCGCCACCGCGCCATGGTGGCACGGCTAGCTCCCGACGCCAGGCGGTGTGCCACTTCACCGGGGCTCCAAACCCGTCGAGGCGGCCCGCTACAAACAACGCAGAGCTCGACATTGACGCGAACAGCCACAGGAGCACGAGATGGGAAggaacggggggggggggggtggggggaagAGACAGGTCTGTCTTACAGGTCGAAGAAGACGATGGCTGCCCACCGCCGCGACCGGCGACCCAGAACGCGTGCGGGTTGCCTGCGCCGGCCACGAAGGGTTGGTCACCGGGGTGGGCGAATGCCTGGGCACCGAGGCTGAGCCCCGCGCCCCAGGGCGCGGCGGGGTAGGCGACGCCGCCTGCGAACGCCTGGTCGCCGAGGCCGAGCCCCGCGCCCCAGGACGCGGCGGGGTAGGCGACGCCGCCTGCGAACACCTGGGCGCCGAGGCCGATGCCGAGCCCCGCATCCCTCGACGAGGTGGGGTAGGCAACGCCGCCAACGAACgcgccgacggcgccgccgaAGAGGAGATCGGGATCGTCCGCCGCGCTTCCTGGGAAGCGCAGGCCGGACAGATCCCAGAACACGCCGGGCTCGGTCGCTCCGCGGACGAACGGGTTGAAGCCGCCGAGGAGCCCGCCGTGCGCAGCCGCACCGTAGACATCGTACAGAGTGTTCTGGGCGGAGCCAGCGAGGACGCCGGGCTGCACGTGGACGACCTCGCCGGTGACCCAGGGAGCCACGACGCCGGCCACGCCGTGGAGTAACGCGGGGACGTGGACGTGGGCGGGTCCACCCTCGACGTTGAAGGCTCCCGGACTGATGTTGGTGACGATGTGGTGCGCGGGGTACGCCACGCCCCCCGCGAACGCCTCCGCGGGGTAGGCCatgccgcccgcgccccctggGAACGGGACGACCCCGGCGCCGTACCCCGCGTCCCAGAGCTGGACGGCCGCGGGGCCAGCGCCGTGAAGCGGGTCCATGGCGACGAACCCCGCGTGGCCGCCCGCGCCGTGGACCGGAACACCCTCAGCATGGAGGAAGCCCGGTTGTAGGTGGGCCAACTCGGCCGGGACCCAgggcgcggcgccgcgggcCGCGTCGTCGAGGAACACGGGGCCTTGCCCCACGCCCCATGGCGCGACGGGGCCGCCGTACGGTGACGCCGGCCCCTGGAACACGGGTGCGTGCCCCGTGCCCCATGGCGCGGCGGGGTAAGCGACGCCGCCGTCGAACGACGCGTAGGGGTAGGCCTGCACGACCATGAACCCCGCGTGACCGCCCCCGCCATGGACCGGGCCACCCGTAGCATGGAAGAAGCCCGGTTGGAGGTGGACGACCTCGGCCGGGACCGAGGGAGCGGCGCTGGGGGCCGCGCCCCATGGCGCGACGGGGCCACCGCACACGGACGGGGACCTCGTCAGGGCGACACCTCCTCGCCCTCCCGCGAGCTTCGGGTGGTCCcgaacggcggcggggcgcggcgcccCATTCCGGGGACCGCGCGCTgggccctcgccctcgccgttgccgggaggcggcggctgtgcCATGGCGAATTTCGGGAACGAAATGGAGgtggaggggaagaagaagagggggaggggtggcgACCTAGAGCGGGAGGCCAGCGGCGGAGGGGATGGAAGGCGGTTAGGAATTGGATTGGGGATTGGGCGGCGGCTCGGGGTTTTGGGGGGATCATGGTCATGGCGCGCGGTGGCTTGGCCGGTACGTTGGTCGCGGCTTCCATCGGGTCGGTTTGGCCTCGCGGGTCGGAGCGGGGGACGCCTAGCCTAGCTAGCCCACGGCGGGCGAGGGCGAGGCCGGTGCGGCTTGCGATGGCATGCGGCAGCGAGAGGCCGGAACCCGCTCTTGGCGTGGGAGCAGGCGTCAGGCACGGCCCCAGACGGAGCCGCAGCCGCAGGTGCGGAGGAAGCCATGGGATGGTCGGATGGGTTAGGCGGCGAGCAAGGGAAGCGCGCGAGAGCTCGAGGAAATCGGAGGAAGAAGCACCGCTGCTGGCTGCTTGCGCTGTGCTTGTGTCTTTGCCCCGGCAGAAGGAAGCAGATGGCTTCGTCGGGCCAAATGGGCCAGGCCCAATGGTTTAGTTCGGTCCGATGCCTCTGCTGcgggctgttttttttttttgaatgattgcggGAGCACCACTATGTCATTTAAAAAATAGGAAGCATGCGAGTTCTTACAAACATGATATTACATAAATTGTCAAACACTCGAACTCAACAAATAGTAAGTAAAGCTTAAGCATTGGAAAAAGGTAACTCTGGATTAGCACAGGCTACTCTTCGACATGCCATCTCCATCTTGATCTCCTGAATAACGTCTAACGGTGTTAGACGCTTGTTGTCAAAGACACTTCGATTGCGCGCTTTCCAGATATTCCAAGCAGTATAGATCAA
This portion of the Panicum virgatum strain AP13 chromosome 2N, P.virgatum_v5, whole genome shotgun sequence genome encodes:
- the LOC120657989 gene encoding elastin-like is translated as MAQPPPPGNGEGEGPARGPRNGAPRPAAVRDHPKLAGGRGGVALTRSPSVCGGPVAPWGAAPSAAPSVPAEVVHLQPGFFHATGGPVHGGGGHAGFMVVQAYPYASFDGGVAYPAAPWGTGHAPVFQGPASPYGGPVAPWGVGQGPVFLDDAARGAAPWVPAELAHLQPGFLHAEGVPVHGAGGHAGFVAMDPLHGAGPAAVQLWDAGYGAGVVPFPGGAGGMAYPAEAFAGGVAYPAHHIVTNISPGAFNVEGGPAHVHVPALLHGVAGVVAPWVTGEVVHVQPGVLAGSAQNTLYDVYGAAAHGGLLGGFNPFVRGATEPGVFWDLSGLRFPGSAADDPDLLFGGAVGAFVGGVAYPTSSRDAGLGIGLGAQVFAGGVAYPAASWGAGLGLGDQAFAGGVAYPAAPWGAGLSLGAQAFAHPGDQPFVAGAGNPHAFWVAGRGGGQPSSSSTSGRLDGFGAPVKWHTAWRRELAVPPWRGGEPADMIPAYRGERNVLGAGGGGVQRGQAGLPPAPVRRCGIGRAGRGHGAPPVAPAAVPAPRPAHVPRALPAGAARPQTPAGQGRQARRREAQQRLAYQPPPQEADHDPATRVVRPPEGHGVFRTAQ